In Wolbachia endosymbiont (group B) of Germaria angustata, the following are encoded in one genomic region:
- the ltrA gene encoding group II intron reverse transcriptase/maturase, which yields MSKTKSFDISKQLIWRAYKQVSKNKGAAGVDEVSITKVEENLKDNLYKLWNRMSSGSYFPEPVKAVVIPKDTGGQRILCVPSVFDRIGQTAAAMYLEPLVEPKFHEDSYGYRPNKSALDAVDTARKRCWRYDWTIDLDISGFFDNLDHGLALQAIKKHTDCKWVILYVERWMKAPIQQADGSKVVRDKGVPQGGSISPIISNIFMHHVFDIWMKKNYPTVPFERYVDDAIVHCRTEKQAEFVKVMIEERLAEYKLKLHPEKTQIVYCKDDNRSGGFPKQSFDFLGYTFRPRLARNKIGKYFVSFLPAISNKAKKKITTTIRSWKMLRNTHITLEEMSGKVNPIVRGWYQYYGKFYRTEVYKSLKNIERHLEKWVKRKYKRLRSHGRLARQFLGKVRKRSPDIFYHWTLGLGQKAE from the coding sequence ATGAGTAAAACAAAGTCTTTTGATATATCAAAGCAACTTATTTGGAGAGCTTATAAACAAGTATCGAAAAATAAAGGTGCTGCTGGTGTGGATGAGGTTTCGATAACAAAGGTTGAAGAAAATCTAAAAGATAATCTGTACAAACTATGGAATAGGATGTCATCCGGAAGTTATTTTCCAGAGCCGGTAAAAGCTGTTGTGATACCAAAAGATACAGGAGGGCAAAGAATTTTATGTGTTCCTTCAGTATTCGACAGGATAGGGCAAACGGCTGCTGCTATGTATCTAGAGCCGCTGGTAGAACCAAAATTTCATGAGGATTCATATGGTTATAGACCAAATAAGTCTGCACTGGATGCGGTAGATACAGCTCGTAAAAGATGCTGGAGGTACGATTGGACGATAGATCTTGATATATCTGGATTTTTCGACAATTTGGACCACGGCTTGGCATTGCAAGCTATCAAAAAGCACACAGACTGCAAATGGGTCATACTGTATGTTGAGAGGTGGATGAAAGCCCCCATTCAGCAAGCAGATGGCAGTAAGGTAGTTAGGGATAAAGGAGTTCCGCAAGGAGGTTCAATTAGCCCAATCATCTCTAATATATTCATGCATCATGTGTTTGATATATGGATGAAAAAGAACTACCCGACGGTACCATTTGAGAGGTATGTGGATGATGCGATAGTACACTGCAGAACAGAGAAACAGGCAGAGTTTGTGAAAGTAATGATCGAAGAAAGATTGGCTGAGTATAAGTTGAAATTACATCCTGAAAAGACACAGATAGTGTACTGTAAGGATGACAATAGGAGTGGTGGATTTCCTAAACAAAGTTTTGATTTTCTGGGTTACACATTCAGACCCAGGTTAGCAAGAAATAAAATAGGGAAATATTTTGTCTCATTTCTCCCAGCAATTAGCAACAAGGCCAAGAAAAAGATTACTACAACCATAAGGTCATGGAAAATGCTACGAAATACGCATATAACATTAGAGGAGATGTCAGGAAAAGTAAATCCAATAGTCAGAGGCTGGTATCAGTACTATGGCAAATTTTACAGAACTGAAGTATACAAATCTCTAAAGAATATAGAGCGGCATCTAGAAAAGTGGGTGAAAAGGAAATATAAGAGACTCAGGAGTCACGGAAGACTAGCAAGACAATTTCTAGGAAAGGTGAGAAAGAGGTCTCCGGATATTTTCTATCACTGGACACTAGGGTTAGGCCAAAAGGCTGAATAA
- a CDS encoding ankyrin repeat domain-containing protein: MGKFHWSTLLDVKDRSGSTPLHYATLSNHVEVVDALLAEGASVHVKDRNGSTPLHYAAKNGYLEIVDALLDRGADVYEKDSLQKTPLYYAIINHQEDTVESIKGFLKNKVVQGSVVVGGLVAMLGNFVTSTLFITETMEITLTSVTVAIAVSASTALTSGYAKYLMSKFDNEIKEIKERQNVMEGRQSVDIQSIRIHNALS; encoded by the coding sequence GTGGGGAAGTTCCACTGGTCTACTCTCCTTGATGTAAAAGACAGAAGTGGTAGTACTCCTTTGCATTATGCTACTTTAAGTAATCATGTAGAGGTAGTAGATGCTCTGTTAGCTGAAGGCGCAAGTGTTCATGTAAAAGATAGAAATGGTAGTACTCCTTTGCATTATGCTGCTAAAAATGGCTATTTAGAGATAGTAGATGCTCTACTAGACAGAGGTGCAGATGTTTATGAAAAAGATAGTTTGCAGAAAACTCCTTTGTATTATGCCATTATAAATCACCAAGAAGATACGGTAGAGAGTATAAAAGGGTTTTTAAAAAATAAAGTAGTTCAAGGTAGTGTAGTTGTTGGTGGCTTAGTTGCCATGTTAGGGAATTTTGTAACATCGACGCTTTTTATAACCGAGACAATGGAAATTACATTAACATCTGTTACGGTAGCAATAGCTGTATCTGCATCAACAGCATTAACATCTGGTTATGCTAAATATCTAATGTCAAAATTCGATAACGAAATAAAAGAAATAAAAGAGCGACAAAACGTAATGGAAGGGAGGCAAAGTGTAGATATACAAAGCATACGTATACATAATGCTCTTTCGTAA
- a CDS encoding AAA family ATPase, with amino-acid sequence MIKQSKKSQENSKAEVEEPNKGLRKEENKLTPIKEELEDGKDKENKYGFSGLEEKVHRISENFATKDEVEGLKKEVSDLSAKLINSPATKDEVEVKLKMEFYAKDQERGWNTILDNIILPSDIKENLREICKSKSGGYLLNGKGGTGKSSICEAIANEIKSQFAVIRISAFSLCNISNIDQVFERARKNTPCIIIMEEIDGIGLDRKGGKNKNVESLTHLLDKLNKTFLEGNIVIATTNCANDLDGALVRHERLRNIEVPGLDKESTRRGILKEYLKELSPLNIETIVKSTNGFSPANLIGLAKYILEEKSKGKSTPIFTLCERFKKEHNIEDKKNEKHSNGKTKNKDTRLSSGSLSRSSSVSSSLSDVSSRGSKWQIEE; translated from the coding sequence ATGATTAAACAAAGTAAAAAATCTCAAGAAAACTCGAAAGCTGAAGTCGAAGAGCCGAATAAAGGGTTAAGGAAAGAAGAAAATAAGCTAACTCCAATTAAAGAAGAATTAGAAGATGGAAAGGATAAAGAAAATAAATACGGGTTTAGTGGTCTAGAAGAAAAAGTCCATAGAATTTCAGAGAATTTTGCAACGAAAGATGAAGTGGAGGGGTTAAAAAAAGAGGTTAGTGATCTTTCTGCAAAGTTAATTAATAGTCCTGCAACAAAAGATGAAGTAGAAGTAAAGCTGAAGATGGAATTTTATGCAAAAGATCAGGAAAGAGGGTGGAATACAATACTTGATAATATTATATTACCAAGTGACATAAAAGAAAATTTGAGAGAGATTTGTAAATCAAAAAGCGGAGGATATCTCTTAAATGGTAAAGGAGGGACTGGTAAGAGTAGTATTTGTGAAGCGATTGCGAATGAAATTAAATCTCAATTTGCTGTTATACGTATTTCTGCATTTTCCTTATGTAATATATCGAATATAGATCAAGTTTTTGAGAGGGCAAGAAAAAACACTCCTTGTATAATTATTATGGAAGAGATTGACGGCATTGGTCTAGATCGCAAGGGTGGTAAAAACAAGAATGTAGAATCTTTAACTCATTTACTCGATAAATTGAATAAAACCTTTCTTGAAGGAAATATAGTAATTGCCACAACTAATTGTGCGAATGATTTAGACGGAGCACTAGTTAGACATGAACGCTTGAGAAACATTGAGGTTCCTGGGCTGGATAAAGAAAGTACACGTAGGGGAATACTAAAAGAATATCTCAAAGAATTAAGCCCTCTAAATATTGAAACTATTGTAAAGAGTACTAATGGTTTTTCACCAGCAAATCTGATTGGTTTAGCCAAGTATATACTAGAGGAGAAAAGTAAAGGCAAAAGCACTCCTATTTTCACTTTATGTGAAAGATTTAAGAAGGAACATAACATTGAAGATAAGAAGAATGAGAAACATAGTAACGGAAAAACTAAAAACAAGGATACAAGGCTATCATCTGGAAGCTTATCTAGAAGTTCATCAGTAAGCTCTTCATTGAGTGATGTATCTTCTCGAGGAAGTAAGTGGCAAATCGAGGAATAA
- the lipA gene encoding lipoyl synthase: protein MHSKPIWLRAKAPAGKIFNETLNTVKLHNLHTVCEEAACPNIGECWNKRHATVMILGSVCTRACAFCNVATGIPDKLDPHEPENLAKAIKKLNLKHVVITSVDRDDLPDGGANQFIRCIEEIRKITSETTIEILTPDFLNKKEAFEAIAIASPDVYNHNIETVPRLYAKIRPRARYFHSLYLLKMVKQINPKLFTKSGLMVGLGETKEEIFQVMDDLRSAEVDFITIGQYLQPTPKHVKVDRHVTPEEFEHYKYIAYSKGFLVVASSPLTRSSYHAEEDFNRLSAAKTST from the coding sequence ATGCATAGTAAGCCTATATGGCTCAGAGCAAAAGCTCCAGCTGGTAAAATATTCAATGAAACCTTAAACACTGTTAAGCTACATAACTTACATACAGTATGCGAAGAAGCTGCGTGTCCAAATATTGGTGAATGTTGGAATAAACGTCATGCTACTGTGATGATTCTCGGTTCTGTTTGTACTCGTGCTTGTGCGTTTTGCAACGTTGCAACTGGCATTCCTGATAAGCTCGATCCTCATGAACCAGAAAATTTAGCAAAAGCAATAAAAAAGTTAAATTTAAAGCACGTTGTCATTACCTCTGTTGACCGTGACGATTTACCAGATGGTGGTGCAAATCAGTTTATAAGGTGTATAGAAGAAATTAGAAAGATAACTTCGGAAACAACAATAGAGATTCTTACTCCTGATTTTTTAAATAAGAAAGAAGCGTTTGAAGCAATAGCTATTGCATCACCTGATGTTTATAATCACAATATCGAAACAGTACCAAGGCTGTATGCAAAAATAAGACCAAGAGCTCGTTATTTTCATTCACTATATTTGCTAAAGATGGTGAAACAGATTAATCCTAAACTTTTTACGAAGTCAGGGCTTATGGTTGGTCTTGGAGAAACAAAAGAAGAAATCTTTCAGGTTATGGATGATTTACGTAGCGCCGAAGTTGACTTCATTACAATTGGTCAATATTTGCAACCAACTCCAAAGCATGTAAAGGTTGATAGACATGTTACCCCAGAAGAGTTTGAGCATTATAAATATATTGCTTATTCCAAAGGCTTTTTGGTAGTTGCATCAAGCCCATTAACGCGGTCATCGTACCACGCTGAAGAAGATTTTAACAGACTTTCTGCTGCTAAAACTTCAACCTAA
- the rpmB gene encoding 50S ribosomal protein L28: MSRICELTNRKKSFGNKVSHSNRKTKRTFLLNLHKVTLTSNILDKKFSFRIATRTLRTIDYKGDLDAFLLNTKTIKLSKEAQKIKRRLKKVLAKQEVELAVSDA; the protein is encoded by the coding sequence GTGAGTAGAATTTGTGAGTTAACAAATAGAAAAAAGTCTTTTGGTAATAAGGTATCGCATTCAAATCGTAAAACAAAGCGTACCTTTCTCTTAAATTTACATAAAGTTACATTGACGAGTAATATATTAGACAAAAAGTTTAGCTTTCGTATAGCAACAAGAACTTTAAGAACTATAGACTATAAAGGTGATCTTGATGCTTTCTTGCTCAATACAAAAACAATTAAACTAAGCAAAGAAGCACAAAAGATAAAAAGAAGGTTAAAGAAAGTTTTAGCAAAACAAGAGGTAGAATTAGCTGTTTCAGATGCATAG
- a CDS encoding DUF721 domain-containing protein: protein MFKYSGPKKLKSIIENYALKCMKNKISKNEIRLILNWKSIVGEELAECTKPQKISYAQNVNSGVLHLLVTNGSKALEMQHMVSLVIEKITVFFGYKAVYGIKIKQGS from the coding sequence ATGTTTAAATATAGCGGGCCAAAGAAATTAAAATCTATAATAGAAAACTATGCATTAAAATGCATGAAAAATAAGATCAGCAAAAATGAAATACGTCTTATTTTAAACTGGAAAAGTATAGTTGGAGAGGAATTAGCAGAATGTACAAAACCACAAAAGATCTCATACGCACAAAACGTAAATTCTGGTGTTCTTCATCTGTTAGTAACAAATGGCAGTAAAGCATTGGAAATGCAGCATATGGTTTCTCTTGTAATAGAAAAAATTACAGTTTTTTTTGGCTATAAAGCAGTATACGGTATAAAAATCAAGCAAGGGAGTTGA
- the iscX gene encoding Fe-S cluster assembly protein IscX gives MKWLDIEDIAEALEEKFPNEDIISIRFTELKRKVLDLEEFDDDEKYCNEKILEAIQATWIAERS, from the coding sequence ATGAAATGGCTTGATATAGAAGATATTGCAGAAGCTCTAGAAGAGAAATTTCCAAATGAAGATATAATTAGTATTAGATTCACTGAACTTAAAAGAAAAGTCTTGGATTTAGAAGAGTTTGATGATGATGAAAAGTATTGTAATGAAAAAATATTAGAGGCCATTCAAGCAACTTGGATTGCAGAAAGATCTTAA
- the rpsD gene encoding 30S ribosomal protein S4, which translates to MTTVINRKYRISRRLGVNLWGRAKDSVNKRKYPPGQHGILGFKKLSDFGKQFAAHKKFKFYYAISSKQLRRTFLDAYKRKGYTADNFIGALESRLSSVLYHSGFVPTIYSAKQLISHKHVTVNDKVVNISSYRVKPGDIVKIRERAAKIPILIEAEQKQERKAPDYLEADSKALSVKYLRAPQYSEVPYSADMEVNLVVEFYSR; encoded by the coding sequence ATGACAACTGTTATCAATAGAAAGTATAGAATCAGTCGCAGGCTTGGTGTAAACTTATGGGGTAGAGCAAAAGATTCGGTCAATAAAAGAAAATACCCTCCAGGTCAGCATGGTATTCTTGGATTTAAGAAGTTATCTGACTTTGGTAAGCAGTTTGCTGCACATAAAAAATTTAAGTTCTACTATGCAATTTCAAGCAAACAGCTTAGACGTACATTTTTAGATGCCTACAAAAGAAAGGGTTATACGGCTGATAATTTTATTGGTGCCTTGGAATCAAGGTTAAGTTCTGTTTTATATCACTCTGGTTTTGTGCCAACAATTTACTCGGCAAAACAGCTTATATCTCATAAACATGTTACAGTTAATGATAAGGTGGTTAACATATCAAGTTATAGAGTGAAGCCTGGTGATATAGTAAAAATAAGGGAAAGAGCAGCAAAAATTCCTATATTAATAGAGGCTGAACAAAAACAAGAACGTAAGGCCCCAGATTATTTAGAGGCAGATAGCAAAGCACTTTCAGTGAAGTATTTGAGAGCGCCTCAATATTCCGAAGTCCCATATTCAGCAGACATGGAAGTCAATTTAGTAGTAGAATTTTACTCTAGATAA
- the tkt gene encoding transketolase encodes MNHLLLKSMANAVRFLSIDAVQKANSGHPGMPLGMADVATVLFAKYLNHNPDDSQWISRDRFILSNGHGSMLQYSILYLTGYIGIDELKNFRQLTSKTPGHPEFGLTSGIEATTGPLGQGFATAVGMALAESILAKQFEISHYTYVMLGDGCLMEGISHEAASLAGHLKLNKLIALFDDNDISIDGSTSLSCSDDVEKRFSAYGWNVDKIDGHDFDAISLAIEQAQKSDKPTLICCKTIIGKFSSRAGTSSAHSGAFTEEDVKQMREKLNWDYEPFHVPEDVRNAWIETVKRAKQNYTSLINKELQRRLEKRLPNNIESDLADLKKQICKLMPNEATRSSFGRVMELLTKSMPELIGGSADLTGSNCTKYKHMQAIDSNNYSGSYVHYGVREHAMAACMNGMALHGGIIPYGGTFLVFSDYCRPAIRLSALMKQQVIYVMTHDSIGVGEDGPTHQPIEHLASLRAIPNLYVFRPADAIETLECISIALEKKESPALFALSRQNINYMHSYTDQLVNLSKFGAYILCEYSGKLEVTIFATGSEVEIAVEAREKLQEKGVGTRVISMPCWRLFDEQSDEYKGVILNNDSIKVAIEAGSEVGWHKYIGSNGIFIGMKNFGESAPYEALYKHFNISADYVVKCVCENAFYHSTAHKIT; translated from the coding sequence ATGAATCATCTACTACTAAAATCCATGGCAAATGCTGTCCGCTTTTTATCAATTGATGCAGTACAAAAAGCAAATTCTGGACATCCAGGTATGCCACTTGGCATGGCAGATGTTGCCACTGTATTATTTGCTAAATATCTAAACCATAACCCTGATGATTCTCAATGGATCAGTAGAGATCGTTTCATCCTATCAAATGGTCACGGTTCGATGCTGCAATACTCTATATTATATCTGACAGGCTACATTGGTATAGATGAACTAAAAAACTTCAGGCAACTTACATCAAAAACTCCAGGTCACCCAGAATTTGGCTTGACTTCTGGTATAGAAGCAACAACAGGCCCGCTTGGTCAGGGATTTGCCACTGCTGTTGGCATGGCACTTGCTGAATCGATTCTTGCAAAGCAGTTTGAAATCAGCCACTACACTTACGTAATGCTAGGAGATGGCTGTCTTATGGAAGGTATAAGCCATGAAGCAGCGTCCCTTGCTGGGCATCTTAAATTAAATAAGCTGATAGCACTTTTTGACGACAATGACATCTCTATAGACGGCTCTACTAGCCTCTCTTGCTCTGATGATGTAGAAAAGCGTTTTTCAGCGTATGGATGGAATGTTGACAAAATCGATGGGCATGACTTTGATGCTATATCCCTTGCAATAGAGCAGGCGCAAAAGTCTGATAAACCTACACTAATCTGTTGCAAAACTATTATCGGAAAATTTTCGAGCCGTGCTGGCACATCTTCTGCTCATAGCGGTGCCTTTACAGAGGAAGATGTAAAACAGATGAGAGAAAAATTAAATTGGGACTATGAACCATTTCATGTACCAGAAGATGTGAGAAACGCTTGGATAGAAACAGTTAAGAGGGCAAAGCAAAACTATACATCCTTGATCAATAAAGAACTACAAAGAAGACTTGAGAAACGTTTGCCGAATAATATCGAGAGTGATTTGGCTGATCTGAAGAAACAAATATGTAAGCTAATGCCAAACGAAGCTACTCGATCTTCTTTCGGCAGAGTAATGGAACTATTAACTAAGTCTATGCCAGAACTAATTGGTGGCTCTGCTGATCTTACCGGTTCAAATTGTACTAAATATAAGCACATGCAGGCAATAGATAGTAATAATTATAGTGGCTCTTATGTACACTATGGAGTGAGAGAGCACGCTATGGCAGCTTGTATGAATGGTATGGCTCTTCATGGTGGGATTATTCCTTATGGTGGAACTTTTTTAGTATTTTCCGACTACTGCCGCCCTGCTATACGTCTTTCAGCCTTGATGAAACAGCAGGTTATCTATGTAATGACTCATGACTCAATTGGAGTAGGAGAAGATGGTCCAACTCACCAGCCAATAGAGCATTTAGCTTCTCTGAGAGCTATACCAAATCTGTATGTTTTTAGGCCAGCAGATGCAATTGAAACTTTGGAGTGCATTAGCATTGCACTTGAAAAAAAAGAGTCACCTGCACTATTTGCGCTTTCAAGGCAAAATATTAATTACATGCACTCTTATACTGACCAATTGGTCAACCTATCAAAATTTGGTGCATATATACTATGCGAATATTCAGGGAAGCTAGAAGTGACGATATTTGCTACCGGATCTGAAGTTGAAATTGCAGTTGAGGCAAGAGAAAAATTACAGGAAAAAGGTGTAGGTACAAGGGTCATTTCTATGCCGTGTTGGAGGCTTTTTGACGAGCAAAGTGATGAATATAAAGGGGTAATATTAAATAATGATAGTATTAAAGTTGCAATTGAAGCTGGAAGTGAAGTGGGTTGGCATAAATATATAGGTTCAAACGGTATATTTATTGGCATGAAAAATTTTGGAGAATCAGCACCTTATGAAGCTCTTTATAAGCATTTTAATATTAGCGCTGACTATGTAGTAAAATGTGTTTGTGAAAACGCTTTTTATCATTCCACTGCCCATAAAATTACTTAA
- a CDS encoding ribose-phosphate diphosphokinase, whose product MKIIIGSASKQLGDLIASGLNAQLFPTQVSRFADGEVNVEVANDLRDQEVYVVQSISSPVNDNLMELLLTIDAAKRSGAKRITAIIPYYGYSRQDRVIKNNNMQSALSAKLVANLIQTAGANSVAAIDLHSSQIEGFFDISVTNLSCFEVFVNSIYKENLAIVAPDVGAIGRARAFAKILEEKYKLDNDIVVVDKYREKAGTSEVMNVIGEVANKNCVIVDDIVDSGGTLCNAALALKNRGAKSVVSCITHGILSGNAVEKISSSSLDKLVIMDTVFHKFEKNDKIEVVSIANILICFMQGGKSAS is encoded by the coding sequence ATGAAGATAATAATAGGTAGCGCTAGTAAACAATTAGGAGATTTAATAGCAAGTGGGCTAAATGCTCAGCTATTTCCTACTCAGGTGTCAAGATTTGCTGATGGTGAGGTAAATGTAGAAGTAGCAAATGATCTACGTGATCAAGAAGTATACGTAGTACAATCTATTTCTTCCCCTGTAAATGATAACCTTATGGAGCTTCTGCTTACAATTGATGCAGCAAAGAGGTCAGGAGCCAAGAGAATAACGGCTATTATTCCTTATTACGGATACAGTAGGCAGGATAGGGTTATTAAAAACAATAATATGCAATCTGCTTTAAGTGCTAAATTAGTTGCAAATCTTATTCAAACTGCAGGTGCAAATAGCGTTGCTGCTATTGATTTGCATTCAAGTCAAATTGAAGGTTTTTTTGATATATCAGTTACTAATTTAAGCTGTTTTGAAGTATTTGTTAACTCTATATACAAGGAGAATTTGGCAATAGTTGCGCCTGATGTTGGAGCAATTGGAAGAGCTCGTGCTTTTGCAAAGATTTTAGAGGAAAAATACAAGTTAGATAATGATATTGTTGTAGTAGATAAATATAGAGAAAAAGCAGGTACATCTGAGGTAATGAATGTAATCGGAGAAGTTGCAAACAAAAATTGCGTCATTGTTGATGATATAGTTGACTCTGGCGGAACATTATGTAATGCAGCTCTTGCTTTAAAAAACCGAGGAGCAAAGTCTGTAGTTTCATGCATTACACATGGAATACTTTCAGGAAATGCAGTTGAGAAAATCTCTTCCTCTTCTCTGGATAAATTAGTAATTATGGACACCGTATTTCACAAATTTGAAAAAAATGATAAGATAGAGGTTGTTTCAATTGCAAATATTTTAATTTGCTTTATGCAAGGAGGTAAAAGTGCCAGCTAG
- the gatC gene encoding Asp-tRNA(Asn)/Glu-tRNA(Gln) amidotransferase subunit GatC: MPARSTEDVITSLIEFANKRKITITKEEMLKTAQLVRIKLSDDEIQYYSKELTMLDWIHDTLLKVNTEGVSPMRYGTIDKDIHVRDDIINSQNIKEEILSNTKSEHGYFVVPKVIND, encoded by the coding sequence GTGCCAGCTAGATCAACAGAAGATGTTATCACTTCGTTAATAGAATTTGCAAATAAGAGAAAAATAACAATTACTAAAGAAGAAATGCTTAAAACTGCACAGCTTGTGAGGATTAAGTTATCCGATGATGAGATTCAATACTACTCAAAAGAACTGACAATGCTGGATTGGATACATGATACTTTGTTGAAAGTTAATACTGAAGGTGTTTCTCCTATGCGTTATGGAACTATAGATAAGGATATTCATGTACGCGATGATATTATAAATTCTCAAAACATTAAAGAAGAAATATTATCCAATACAAAATCGGAGCATGGGTATTTCGTAGTACCGAAGGTTATAAACGATTAA
- a CDS encoding protein TolB: MKLFVQLVLFISLFIPYSTKAVLYVDIKKSNIGNIDLVVSKCACKTEVESELSESITKVIETNLSNCGLFNVKRDAKVESWKSDTVVTVSLSEVSNRNLELSFRLSDSFTNRELLTQSVVFLAKDWRKISHLVSDLIHDRLIGEKGHFNTKITYIAEEKDSNYKSVRKIAVMNQDGSNIKYLTNGEKFVSTPRFSPNGKGIVYISYTNGKSYIILKNLKDNTESIISAFEGVISAPRFSPDGKSLFISHSLSGETNILSLDLSSKRTKKITKGSAISTSPSLSPDQKYMVFSSDISGSQQLYIIDFTKKSKKPKRISFGNGRYATPVWSPKGDLIAFTKIQSGKFYIGVMKPDGKEERLLSEGHKIESPAWLPNGREIIFTNAESPSNSKLYLVDLVKKNQKMVFTPTNASLPDWSYF, encoded by the coding sequence ATGAAGCTATTCGTTCAACTGGTGTTATTTATTTCGTTATTTATTCCTTATTCCACAAAAGCTGTTTTATATGTTGATATAAAAAAAAGCAATATTGGTAATATTGATCTTGTTGTATCTAAATGTGCATGCAAGACAGAAGTGGAAAGTGAGCTAAGTGAAAGCATCACAAAAGTAATTGAAACAAATCTATCTAATTGTGGCTTATTTAATGTGAAACGTGACGCGAAAGTTGAGTCTTGGAAAAGCGATACTGTAGTCACAGTAAGTTTAAGTGAAGTATCAAACAGAAATTTAGAGCTATCTTTTCGTTTATCTGACAGCTTTACAAACAGAGAATTGCTTACTCAGTCGGTTGTTTTTCTAGCAAAAGACTGGAGGAAAATTAGTCATCTTGTTTCAGATTTGATACATGATAGATTGATTGGTGAGAAAGGGCATTTCAATACAAAAATTACATATATCGCTGAAGAAAAAGATAGCAATTACAAATCCGTCCGTAAAATTGCTGTGATGAATCAAGATGGAAGTAATATAAAGTACTTAACAAATGGTGAGAAATTTGTGTCAACACCAAGATTTTCACCAAATGGAAAGGGTATTGTTTATATCTCATACACAAATGGTAAAAGTTATATAATATTAAAAAATTTAAAAGATAACACTGAATCAATAATCAGCGCATTTGAAGGAGTTATTTCTGCACCAAGATTTTCTCCTGATGGTAAATCTCTTTTTATTTCCCACTCATTGAGTGGTGAAACAAATATATTATCTCTAGACTTAAGCAGTAAACGAACAAAAAAAATTACTAAAGGTTCAGCTATAAGTACTTCTCCCTCTTTGTCTCCAGATCAAAAGTACATGGTTTTTAGTTCTGATATAAGTGGAAGTCAGCAACTATATATAATAGATTTCACTAAAAAAAGCAAAAAACCCAAGAGAATTAGTTTTGGAAATGGAAGATATGCTACACCTGTTTGGTCGCCAAAAGGAGATCTGATAGCTTTTACAAAAATTCAGTCAGGAAAATTTTACATAGGAGTTATGAAGCCAGATGGCAAAGAAGAGCGCTTGCTTTCAGAGGGACATAAAATTGAATCTCCGGCATGGCTACCAAATGGCAGAGAAATTATCTTCACTAACGCAGAATCACCAAGCAACTCTAAATTATATTTAGTAGATTTAGTAAAGAAAAATCAAAAAATGGTTTTTACTCCAACGAATGCTTCTTTACCAGATTGGTCTTATTTTTGA